From Bos mutus isolate GX-2022 chromosome 5, NWIPB_WYAK_1.1, whole genome shotgun sequence, one genomic window encodes:
- the LOC102288170 gene encoding olfactory receptor 8S1 has product MDLRNHSTVTEFILLGLSANPHTQALLFVLFLGIYLLTIMGNLMMLLVIKADSHLHTPMYFFLSHLSFVDICFSSVTVPKMLENLLSRRKTISVEGCLAQVFFVFVAAGTEACLLSVMAYDRYAAICHPLLYGQIMSKKLYIQLVWGSWGLGFLDALINIFLAVNMIFCEAKIIPHYSCEMPSLLSLSCSDISRNLIALLCSTLLHGLGTFLLVSLSYAHIITAILSISSTSGRSKAFSTCSSHLTAVTLYFGSGLLRHLMPNSGSPAELIFSVQYTVITPMLNPLIYSLKNKEVKVALKRTLEKYLQHIRC; this is encoded by the coding sequence ATGGACTTGAGGAACCACAGCACTGTCACAGAGTTCATCCTCCTCGGACTGTCTGCCAACCCTCACACCCAGGCTCTGCTCTTTGTGCTATTCCTGGGGATTTACCTTCTGACAATAATGGGGAACTTGATGATGTTGCTGGTGATCAAGGCTGATTCCCACCTCCACacgcccatgtacttcttcctgagCCACCTCTCTTTCGTTGATATCTGCTTCTCTTCAGTCACAGTGCCCAAGATGTTGGAGAACCTCCTGTCTCGAAGGAAAACAATATCGGTAGAGGGCTGCCTAGCTCAGGTCTTCTTTGTGTTTGTTGCTGCAGGGACCGAAGCCTGTCTGCTCtcagtgatggcctatgaccgctatgctGCGATCTGCCACCCTCTACTCTATGGACAGATCATGAGTAAAAAGCTGTACATTCAGCTTGTGTGGGGCTCGTGGGGCCTGGGCTTTCTGGACGCACTCATCAACATCTTCCTAGCTGTGAACATGATCTTCTGTGAGGCCAAAATCATCCCTCACTACAGCTGTGAAatgccctctctcctctccctgtccTGCTCTGATATCTCCAGAAACCTCATTGCCTTGCTCTGTTCCACTCTGCTGCATGGGCTGGGAACCTTCCTTTTGGTCTCCCTATCCTATGCCCACATTATCACCGCCATCCTGAGCATCAGCTCTACCTCAGGCAGAAGcaaggccttctccacctgctcttCCCACCTCACTGCAGTGACACTGTACTTTGGCTCAGGTTTGCTCCGCCATCTTATGCCAAATTCAGGATCCCCTGCAGAACTGATCTTCTCTGTGCAGTATACTGTCATCACACCCATGCTGAATCCCCTCATTTACAGTCTGAAAAACAAGGAGGTGAAGGTGGCTCTGAAAAGAACTTTGGAAAAGTATTTGCAGCATATCAGgtgctga